A window of Babylonia areolata isolate BAREFJ2019XMU chromosome 2, ASM4173473v1, whole genome shotgun sequence contains these coding sequences:
- the LOC143279513 gene encoding leucine-rich repeat and fibronectin type III domain-containing protein 1-like protein gives MGFNQCSGSAVLQQSRSSQVHYVSVLMLMLFCCVHPTFPCPKSCFCAPHSKTVNCANKGLTSIPEGIPYDTIELVLDQNSFENPVLTRRNFTNLVKLQALYMNRCGIETLAANTFADLTNLQWLGIGYNKITFIADNTFSGLNLKHLFINDNKGIQLSEGAFEGMTTQGLYMHNSGMSKLSVNVMSPLNGTLRTLWLYQNNFESFSEEWLYLFNTLGHLRLGGNAFHCNCEIGWLHKFFKKHSSVFSGGDLPICATPALVRGKQFNNLTADDFRCDLPTFRNVDAVFEREMGKLTCQARGDPTPTLYWIRPDGTTEIYSPAREDTEQTVGILYMTNVKLTDSARYKCVASNPAGNVTFSLNVVWPATPPPPPVLPMLPRTTPKSFHHPKSNVIVADRATPRPSGSWQFRDQAVKAEKKPYDWGINKPEKKQFDKMEDDEVKTMKDVDVRFTILDLVGAVVGTFVITLLLSIIGANLYIRHKERLAEDHYSVPDCKPPLAPARLYIMGEDGENRIRMLNHHGRPECPT, from the coding sequence ATGGGTTTCAACCAGTGCAGTGGCTCAGCTGTTCTTCAGCAAAGTCGATCCAGTCAAGTTCATTATGTTTCggtgctgatgctgatgttgttcTGCTGCGtgcaccccaccttcccctgccCCAAGAGCTGCTTCTGTGCGCCTCACAGCAAGACCGTCAACTGCGCCAACAAGGGCCTCACCTCCATCCCTGAAGGCATTCCCTATGACACCATCGAGCTCGTCCTCGACCAGAACTCTTTCGAGAACCCCGTGCTGACCCGCAGAAACTTCACCAACCTGGTCAAACTGCAGGCGTTGTACATGAACCGCTGTGGCATCGAGACCCTCGCTGCCAACACGTTTGCAGACCTGACCAATCTTCAGTGGCTGGGCATCGGCTACAACAAGATTACCTTCATTGCTGATAACACGTTCAGTGGCCTGAACCTCAAACACCTGTTCATCAACGACAACAAAGGCATCCAGCTGTCTGAAGGGGCGTTTGAAGGCATGACCACGCAAGGACTGTACATGCACAACAGCGGTATGTCCAAACTGTCCGTGAATGTGATGTCTCCTCTGAACGGAACTCTGAGAACCCTTTGGCTGTATCAGAACAACTTTGAGTCCTTCTCCGAGGAATGGCTCTATCTGTTCAACACACTTGGCCACCTCAGGCTGGGAGGGAACGCTTTCCATTGTAACTGTGAGATTGGCTGGCTGCACAAGTTCTTCAAGAAGCATTCCTCTGTCTTCTCAGGGGGTGACCTACCAATCTGTGCCACCCCTGCCCTGGTGAGAGGCAAGCAGTTCAACAACCTGACCGCAGACGACTTCAGATGTGACCTGCCCACATTCCGAAACGTGGACGCTGTCTTTGAACGTGAGATGGGCAAGCTGACATGTCAAGCACGAGGGGACCCCACCCCGACCCTGTACTGGATCCGTCCTGATGGAACCACCGAGATCTATTCCCCAGCACGTGAAGACACGGAACAGACTGTGGGCATCCTCTACATGACCAACGTCAAGCTGACGGACAGCGCGCGCTACAAGTGTGTTGCCAGCAATCCCGCGGGCAATGTCACCTTCTCCCTCAACGTGGTCTGGCCcgctactccccctcctcccccagttcTTCCGATGCTTCCCAGAACAACCCCGAAGAGCTTCCACCATCCCAAGAGCAACGTAATTGTGGCCGACCGTGCCACGCCCAGACCTTCAGGCAGCTGGCAGTTCAGGGACCAGGCTGTCAAGGCAGAGAAGAAACCCTACGACTGGGGCATCAACAAGCCTGAGAAGAAGCAGTTTGACAAGATGGAGGACGATGAAGTGAAGACCATGAAAGACGTGGATGTTCGTTTCACCATTCTGGACCTGGTGGGAGCTGTGGTGGGCACTTTCGTCATCACCCTTCTCCTCAGCATCATCGGCGCCAACCTGTATATACGCCACAAGGAGAGGCTGGCGGAGGACCACTACTCGGTGCCGGACTGCAAACCACCCCTCGCCCCGGCTCGACTCTACATCATGGGTGAAGATGGCGAGAACCGCATCAGGATGCTCAACCACCATGGACGCCCTGAGTGCCCCACGTGA